A stretch of DNA from Candidatus Eisenbacteria bacterium:
TGGCCGCGCAGGGTTACGACGTCGCCAAACTGCGGGTCACGCTCCAGCCGCAGGAGCCGGCCGGCTCCTGACCGGGTACGGGTCCGGAGGTCACCCGAGCGCATGCGCATCCTGTTCTGGTTCCGTAAGGATCTCCGGCTCGACGACAACACCGGCCTGGCCGAGGCCGTGCGTGACGCCGGCGGGAACGTCGTGCCGTTCTATGCGAGCGAACCCGAGATCCTCTCCCGACCGGACATGGCAGCCACGCGCGTGCGCTTCGTGCTCGATTCGCTCGCGGATCTCGGGGCTGCCGTCGAAGCTTGCGGTTCCCATCTGGCGGTGAGCCATGGCAGAGCGACCGAGACTGTGATCCAGGCCGCCCGGGCGGCTCGGGCCGACGCCGTGTACTGGAACGAAGAGTATGAGCCGCAGCTCGCGCGGCGCGACGACGCCGTGGAGAGCGCGCTACGGCGCGAAGGAATCGCCGTGCGACGATTCCACGATCGCCTGCTGGTGCCCCCGGGCGCAGTGGCCACGAAGGAAGGCAAGCCGTTCGTGGTGTACACGCCGTTCCGCCGGGCGTGCGAGGCGCTCCCGCTCTCGGAGCCGCTCCCCGGCGTGAGGCGGTTCGCGGCGCACGAGCTGCCTCGGCGGCCGCTCGCGAGTCTCGATCGACTCGGGTTCTCGACCGGGCAGACGCCTTGGCCTGGAGGCGAAACGGCCGCCAGGAAACGGCTCGAGGAGTTCCTGTCGCGGGGCCTGGCGCGATACCGGGATGCGCGGGATCATCCGGCTGACCACGCCACCGCGCGGCTCTCCGCCGACCTCAAGTTCGGCACCCTTTCGCCGCGGACCGTGACGTCCGCCGTGCTCGCGGCCGCCCGGGAAGACAGGCGCCTCGGCCCGAGCGCGGAGAAATTCATCTCCGAGCTGCGCTGGCGCGACTTCTACGCGCACGTGCTCTATCACTATCCTCACGTCGAGCGCGGGGCGTTCCGCGCTCGCTACGATGCCATCCGGTGGCGCGGGAACCCCCAGCATCTTGCTGCATGGCAGGCGGGACGGACGGGATATCCGCTGGTAGACGCCGGGATGCGCGAACTCGCCGCCACTGGGTTCATGCACAATCGCGTGCGGATGGTC
This window harbors:
- a CDS encoding deoxyribodipyrimidine photo-lyase codes for the protein MRILFWFRKDLRLDDNTGLAEAVRDAGGNVVPFYASEPEILSRPDMAATRVRFVLDSLADLGAAVEACGSHLAVSHGRATETVIQAARAARADAVYWNEEYEPQLARRDDAVESALRREGIAVRRFHDRLLVPPGAVATKEGKPFVVYTPFRRACEALPLSEPLPGVRRFAAHELPRRPLASLDRLGFSTGQTPWPGGETAARKRLEEFLSRGLARYRDARDHPADHATARLSADLKFGTLSPRTVTSAVLAAAREDRRLGPSAEKFISELRWRDFYAHVLYHYPHVERGAFRARYDAIRWRGNPQHLAAWQAGRTGYPLVDAGMRELAATGFMHNRVRMVVASFLTKDLLLDWRLGERHFMRQLVDGDLANNNGGWQWAASTGTDAQPYFRIFNPTLQGERFDPQGAYVSRWVP